Part of the Cryptosporangium arvum DSM 44712 genome, GCGCACATGCTCTACGTCCGCGACGAGTTGCCCGAGGTCTACGAGCGCACGGCGTCGTTCCTCAACGTCCTGGACTGGATCAACCTCAAGCTGACCGGACGCACGGTCGCGACCGTCGACTCGATCCTCACGTCCTGGGTCACCGACAACCGGAAGCCCGACGACATCCACTACGACGCCGGGCTGGTCGCCGCGTCCGGTATCGACCGGGACAAGTTCCCGCCGATCGTCGCCTGCACCGAGGTGATCGGCGAAATCAGCCGCGAAGCCGCTGCCCACCTGGGGCTGCCGCTCGCCACGCAGGTCGTGGCGGGTGCGATCGACAACACGGCCGCCGCGGTCGGGGCGGGCACGGTCGCCGACAACCAGCCGCATCTCTACATCGGAACGTCGTCGTGGATCGCCGCGCACGTCCGTCGCAAGAAGACCGACGTGTTCGCGCAGATCGCGTCGGTGCCGTGCGCGGTGCCCGACCGGTATCTGATGACCGCGTTGCAGGCCACCGCCGGGGCGAACCTCACCTGGCTGCGCGACAAGATCGTCGAGTATGACGACCCGCTGGTCGGGGCCGGGCACGTCAGCCGCGACGAGGGTTCGATCTTCGACGCGTTCGACCGCATCCTGCCGACCGTGCCCGCGGGCGCGAACGGCGTCGTCTACACGCCGTGGCTCTACGGCGAACGCGCGCCGGTCGATGACCCGAAACTCCGGGCTGGTTTCTTCAACATCTCGCTCGACACGAACCGTTCGGACCTGCTGCGTGCGGTCTTCGAGGGGGTCGCGTTCAACACCCGCTGGCTGAGTGCCGCGGTGAACCGTTTCCTCGGCGCTCCGGTGTCGTCGCTGGTGATCACCGGGGGAGGGGCCCGCTCGGACGCCTGGTGCCAGATCTTCGCCGACGTGCTCGGCGTCGAGATCCGCCGCGACGCGCGCCCGGTCGCGGTCAACGCCCGCGGCGCGGGCTGGATCGGCGCGGTCGGCGCCGGGCTGGTCACGTTCCCCGAGATCAGTGGCTTGGCCAAGAACGACCACTGCTTCGCTCCCGACGACACCAAGCGCGCCCTCTACGACGACCTGTTCGCCTCGTACCGCACCCTCCACAAACAACTGGCCCCGGTCTACCGCCGCCTCAACGCCTGACCGGCGGTACGGAGTGGATGGTCGAGCCCTACGATCGTCCGGTGGCGAGGAAGATCGAGCTTCGGCCGACCCGGGATCCGGGTGAGAAGTCGGTTGATCTGATCACCCAGGTCGAATACGTGTCGACAATCGTGCTGGACGCGATCGGGGAGAACCAGAAAGCGGCGGTGTCGAACACCCTGATCGGCACGATGCGTGAGCTCCGCGGGAGGAGCAAGCGGTTCGTGGACCGCGACTACGCTGTCTGGTACGGCGAAGTCGAAAATCATGGGGAAAAATTCGCCTGTATCGGCCTGCCCGAGCGATTCGACGCCGATCTCCACATCTACTATCAGCGGGCGCTACGACGAGCCGGGTGGAACATCCGCGCCATCCACCGTTACCTGGTCTCGGACATGGACGCCGAGCCCATCCTGCGATGGGACCGCGGTCGGATCATCGCCTACAAGCTCGGGCTCGACGAGGCCACCGGCGAATTCGGACCGGACGTCGAAGAGCGGAGCTGTGAAATCCGCTCTCGTCCGACCCGCTCGAACGTGCGAACACCGCCCGCTCCGGCGACGTTCCGCGCTTCGGAAGTCCACTCTTTCGAGAGCTGGGACCAGCTTCGCCGCGAGATCGTGGCTTACGTCGGGCATTTGACGGCGCCGTCGTCCTACGCCGGATTGCGGAGGTTCGTGACCGAGCACTGCGGTATCGGTGTCGTCGAAGTCAAGAACGCCGGGATCGATTCTTTCGCCTACGGTCTGACCCAGGCCGGCTGGATCGACGACGACGGCTGTGGAGTTCGGGTCCTGATTCAGTCCGCGCTGACGACCGCTCACAAGCACGCGGTTCTTGCGCACGAGCTGGCGCATTACGTCTTGCACTTCCCGATCTTGTACCTTCGCCAGTTGATCGAGCA contains:
- a CDS encoding xylulokinase, with product MTVEPQVLAIDLGTSGMKAALVAADGTVTGWAEREVKLHVLPGGGAEQDPRDWWDALAEVVADLGRAHPDHLRAITTICSSTQGEGTIPVDAAGEALTRCITWLDMRGARNLKEHFKGFPAKDGVAVRRIPRWLRLTGGMPSTTGKDPAAHMLYVRDELPEVYERTASFLNVLDWINLKLTGRTVATVDSILTSWVTDNRKPDDIHYDAGLVAASGIDRDKFPPIVACTEVIGEISREAAAHLGLPLATQVVAGAIDNTAAAVGAGTVADNQPHLYIGTSSWIAAHVRRKKTDVFAQIASVPCAVPDRYLMTALQATAGANLTWLRDKIVEYDDPLVGAGHVSRDEGSIFDAFDRILPTVPAGANGVVYTPWLYGERAPVDDPKLRAGFFNISLDTNRSDLLRAVFEGVAFNTRWLSAAVNRFLGAPVSSLVITGGGARSDAWCQIFADVLGVEIRRDARPVAVNARGAGWIGAVGAGLVTFPEISGLAKNDHCFAPDDTKRALYDDLFASYRTLHKQLAPVYRRLNA
- a CDS encoding ImmA/IrrE family metallo-endopeptidase — translated: MARKIELRPTRDPGEKSVDLITQVEYVSTIVLDAIGENQKAAVSNTLIGTMRELRGRSKRFVDRDYAVWYGEVENHGEKFACIGLPERFDADLHIYYQRALRRAGWNIRAIHRYLVSDMDAEPILRWDRGRIIAYKLGLDEATGEFGPDVEERSCEIRSRPTRSNVRTPPAPATFRASEVHSFESWDQLRREIVAYVGHLTAPSSYAGLRRFVTEHCGIGVVEVKNAGIDSFAYGLTQAGWIDDDGCGVRVLIQSALTTAHKHAVLAHELAHYVLHFPILYLRQLIEQASWSDARFESAYTEAYSEAFPNPPDIEADASYFASYLLVPRWVNEEFASLVWEENRSPTAYELAWRFLQPLLAADDGQPGWQSLERVRGESAGEKSVWSDLNAQGLDDLYATMVAALAGRESAHSEQVRDSVVTGMQRLESLLQDRLDGSTMGAVRKRSDGTAAIEGTEISPARRVYPPLAADGRADRRFPIVPVKLTAAGEDDEWASPLAAGVASVHAWRREYEDISVVAYPYQAER